The following proteins are co-located in the Silene latifolia isolate original U9 population chromosome 1, ASM4854445v1, whole genome shotgun sequence genome:
- the LOC141589374 gene encoding uncharacterized protein LOC141589374 translates to MGDINFSTSGIEKLNSGNYSTWSTRMQFYLLGQDLWSIVGGGETAKPARGEELKKWKVKAGKAMYVLTAIVGDDMLYRIKDVETPKEAWDTLKELFSKKNDSQLQLLENELKSVRQNTMSVKEWFTKVKTLCEQITKLDPENPITNTRMRRIIIFGLRPGFSTLVAAIRGWATQPTLIEFENMLANQEALDK, encoded by the coding sequence ATGGGAGATATCAACTTTTCAACTAGTGGTATTGAGAAGTTAAATAGTGGAAATTACAGTACGTGGAGCACACGTATGCAATTCTATCTGTTGGGACAAGATCTTTGGAGCATTGTTGGCGGTGGTGAAACCGCCAAACCAGCTAGAGGAGAAGAGCTGAAGAAGTGGAAGGTCAAAGCCGGAAAGGCTATGTACGTGTTAACGGCAATCGTCGGGGACGATATGCTGTATCGCATCAAAGATGTAGAAACACCAAAAGAGGCATGGGACACTTTAAAAGAGTTGTTCTCAAAGAAGAATGATTCTCAACTCCAGTTGCTCGAGAATGAGCTAAAGTCGGTTCGACAAAATACCATGTCGGTAAAAGAATGGTTTACCAAAGTCAAAACTTTGTGTGAGCAAATCACAAAGTTGGATCCTGAAAATCCAATCACGAATACCAGGATGCGAAGAATTATTATCTTCGGTTTAAGGCCAGGTTTCAGTACTCTTGTTGCGGCAATTCGAGGTTGGGCTACACAACCAACTCTTATTGAGTTTGAAAATATGTTAGCCAACCAAGAAGCTCTAGATAAGTAA